Part of the Flavobacteriales bacterium genome, TTCGCAGTACATAAACAAAGAAGTATGACATGGTTTTGTTATAAGATCCTACGGGCTAAATGGCGTTCAACCGACTGTGAAGCATGGCTTCGCTCAATTTAAGTTCGGTAGTGCAATAGAGCATGTAGCTTCGTAAGCGTATGGGGGTGAGTGTGTCCACATGTACATTGCCGAGAATGTATAATAGTTGGGCAAACTCGTTACGATAGGTGGTTTCGGTATTGTGGCTGTAGCCTTTCAGGCGTATGGTTTCGATGAAGCGGTCGAGCGCAGGGCGGTTCACTTCGCTCACTTTGGCAAGGGCGCGCTTACCAAGTTCGCGCAGTGGTAATCGGAAGAGCTGCCGGTAATGGTCGTTGTCTTTCACATACCATGCTTTTTGGCTATTGGACCAACGCACACCGGTAAGTTGCCGCACGCACTCATTCAGTGTAGGTTCGTACGGAAATCGAATAAGGATGACGGCCTCCTCCTTCAAGACA contains:
- a CDS encoding phage integrase N-terminal SAM-like domain-containing protein yields the protein MAHILTFMVMDAQKPINSIPTDLQVSYEPGVLKEEAVILIRFPYEPTLNECVRQLTGVRWSNSQKAWYVKDNDHYRQLFRLPLRELGKRALAKVSEVNRPALDRFIETIRLKGYSHNTETTYRNEFAQLLYILGNVHVDTLTPIRLRSYMLYCTTELKLSEAMLHSRLNAI